In a genomic window of Curtobacterium flaccumfaciens pv. betae:
- a CDS encoding sensor histidine kinase, whose product MDNAWLVPLSMLLGGVFGAGVVVLIITAERTARAADVAERTLPDGVAAVIATMHNPAVVIDPSNTVVAASPQALTAGLVVRRRLVHHELLELIDRVRKSGEMGSEDLELPRGRHGELIGYLSFRAAQLGNRYVLLTADDLTESRRIDEVRRDFVANISHELKTPIGAIGLLSETLVLAADDPAHVKKFAAQLITESERLGALTKDIIELSRLQSVDALENSEETGIDKIVQAAIDANEVVARARSIEIIRAKKSKLRVMGDRGLLQVAVSNLIANAVKYSPDNTRVGVGVRSSKGFVEIAITDQGVGIPEADLDRVFERFYRVDPARSRATGGTGLGLAIVKHVVSNHGGDVRVWSQPGKGSTFTIRLPEADPELTTALEEQLEEQPS is encoded by the coding sequence GGAGCGGACCCTGCCGGACGGCGTCGCAGCGGTCATCGCGACGATGCACAACCCGGCGGTCGTCATCGACCCGTCGAACACCGTCGTCGCGGCATCCCCCCAGGCCCTCACTGCGGGGCTCGTCGTGCGCCGACGCCTGGTGCACCACGAACTGCTCGAGCTCATCGACCGGGTGCGCAAGAGCGGGGAGATGGGGTCGGAGGACCTCGAGCTGCCGCGCGGCCGCCACGGGGAGCTCATCGGCTACCTCAGCTTCCGTGCCGCCCAGCTCGGCAACCGGTACGTCCTGCTCACGGCCGACGACCTGACCGAGAGCCGGCGCATCGACGAGGTCCGGCGCGACTTCGTCGCCAACATCTCGCACGAACTGAAGACGCCGATCGGCGCGATCGGCCTGCTGTCCGAGACCCTCGTCCTCGCCGCCGACGACCCCGCGCACGTGAAGAAGTTCGCCGCGCAGCTGATCACCGAGTCCGAGCGGCTCGGGGCGCTGACGAAGGACATCATCGAGCTGTCCCGGCTGCAGTCCGTCGACGCGCTCGAGAACAGCGAGGAGACCGGCATCGACAAGATCGTGCAGGCCGCGATCGACGCGAACGAGGTCGTCGCCCGCGCCCGCTCGATCGAGATCATCCGCGCCAAGAAGTCGAAGCTGCGGGTGATGGGCGATCGCGGGCTGCTGCAGGTCGCGGTGTCGAACCTCATCGCCAACGCGGTGAAGTACTCGCCGGACAACACCCGCGTCGGTGTCGGCGTGCGGTCGTCGAAGGGCTTCGTCGAGATCGCGATCACCGACCAGGGCGTCGGCATCCCCGAGGCCGACCTCGACCGCGTCTTCGAACGGTTCTACCGTGTCGATCCCGCACGGTCGCGCGCCACCGGGGGCACCGGCCTCGGGCTCGCGATCGTCAAGCACGTCGTCAGCAACCACGGTGGTGACGTGCGCGTCTGGTCGCAGCCCGGCAAGGGCTCGACCTTCACCATCCGTCTGCCCGAGGCAGATCCCGAACTGACCACAGCACTCGAAGAGCAACTGGAAGAGCAGCCATCGTGA
- a CDS encoding CarD family transcriptional regulator: MQFEVGETVVYPHHGAATISEVKTRVIKGEEKVYLKLRVTQGDLTIEVPADNVDLVGVRDVIGKEGLDKVFEVLRAPFTEEPTNWSRRYKANLEKLASGDVIKVSEVVRDLWRRDQDRGLSAGEKRMLAKARQILISELALAEKTDEDKASTVLDEVLAS; the protein is encoded by the coding sequence ATGCAATTCGAGGTCGGCGAGACCGTCGTCTACCCCCATCACGGGGCGGCAACCATCTCTGAAGTCAAGACTCGCGTCATCAAGGGCGAGGAGAAGGTCTACCTGAAACTGCGGGTGACGCAGGGTGACCTGACGATCGAGGTCCCGGCGGACAACGTCGACCTGGTCGGCGTCCGCGACGTGATCGGCAAGGAAGGACTCGACAAGGTGTTCGAGGTCCTCCGGGCGCCGTTCACGGAAGAGCCCACCAACTGGTCACGCCGCTACAAGGCGAACCTCGAGAAGCTCGCTTCCGGTGACGTCATCAAGGTGTCCGAGGTCGTCCGCGACCTCTGGCGGCGCGATCAGGACCGCGGGCTCTCCGCGGGTGAGAAGCGGATGCTGGCCAAGGCCCGGCAGATCCTGATCTCCGAGCTCGCGCTGGCCGAGAAGACCGACGAGGACAAGGCATCGACCGTCCTCGACGAGGTCCTGGCTTCCTGA
- a CDS encoding response regulator transcription factor, with protein sequence MTKILIVDDEPALSEPLEFLLQREGYETSVAADGVTALSKFDAENPDLVLLDLMLPGLSGTEVCRQIRTRSNAPIIMLTAKDSEVDIVVGLELGADDYVTKPYSTRELLARIRAVLRRRTEDDPADSGILQVGGIRMDVERHTVSVDGSETPMPLKEFELLELLLRNAGRVLTRGQLIDRVWGSDYFGDTKTLDVHIKRIRSKIERVPSTPEILVTVRGLGYRIEA encoded by the coding sequence GTGACCAAGATCCTCATCGTCGACGACGAGCCGGCCCTGAGCGAGCCCCTGGAGTTCCTGCTGCAGCGTGAGGGGTACGAGACCTCCGTCGCTGCCGACGGCGTGACCGCGCTGTCGAAGTTCGACGCGGAGAACCCCGACCTGGTGCTCCTCGACCTCATGCTGCCGGGCCTGAGCGGCACCGAGGTGTGCCGGCAGATCCGGACCCGGTCGAACGCGCCGATCATCATGCTGACCGCGAAGGACTCGGAGGTGGACATCGTCGTCGGGCTCGAGCTCGGCGCCGACGACTACGTGACGAAGCCGTACTCGACCCGGGAGCTCCTGGCCCGGATCCGTGCCGTGCTCCGTCGCCGGACCGAGGACGACCCGGCGGACAGCGGGATCCTGCAGGTCGGCGGCATCCGGATGGACGTCGAGCGGCACACGGTGTCGGTCGACGGGTCCGAGACCCCGATGCCGCTCAAGGAGTTCGAGCTCCTCGAACTGCTGCTCCGGAACGCCGGCCGTGTGCTGACCCGCGGGCAGCTCATCGACCGTGTGTGGGGTTCCGACTACTTCGGCGACACCAAGACCCTCGACGTGCACATCAAGCGCATCCGCTCGAAGATCGAGCGGGTCCCGTCGACCCCCGAGATCCTGGTGACGGTCCGCGGCCTCGGCTACCGCATCGAGGCCTGA